Proteins from a single region of Primulina tabacum isolate GXHZ01 chromosome 5, ASM2559414v2, whole genome shotgun sequence:
- the LOC142544121 gene encoding uncharacterized protein LOC142544121, protein MVAGVGGGDRCWRPTDSAVAGHEISNAQERNKTLAGQSYSKNKNNEGCSRLSKSQGIILSESDETEDDDKSDDSNDSGDGNNRESGKKHHDDDQERQDDQHDTGMSWARGKENYYATQDTDHGYRPGIEEQRRFLASLSSAEDDEHFSGSSHSYMAVEEHIKNLGLGGHHQFQFEGYSNSRRNRYRNPQSPAATGIRHDDHRYTSSSEASNSLGYQEFGGYHRRDETLLNTHSLHHVHSVSNPLFNEYPRGQFNTCLYQQPYGGDQFSQLNSDEEFTDDFVPPRHSSWDIGKQSTSIDVRC, encoded by the exons ATGGTCGCGGGGGTCGGTGGGGGTGATCGGTGTTGGCGGCCGACAGATTCGGCGGTGGCCGGCCATGAAATTTCAAATGCCCAAGAGCGTAACAAAACACTTGCTGGTCAAAGTTACTCTAAGAACAAAAACAATGAGGGCTGCTCAAGATTATCAAAAAGCCAAGGAATCAtattgagtgaaagtgatgaaacTGAAGATGACGACAAAAGTGACGACAGTAATGATAGTGGTGATGGGAACAATCGAGAAAGTGGCAAAAAACATCACGATGATGATCAAGAACGTCAAGATGATCAACATGATACTGGCATGTCATGGGCACGGGGGAAAGAGAATTATTATGCCACACAGGACACTGATCATGGGTATCGCCCTGGGATAGAGGAACAACGTCGTTTTTTAGCAAGTTTGTCGAGTGCTGAAGATGATGAACATTTTAGTGGATCTTCACATTCATATATGGCTGTCGAAGAGCATATAAAAAATCTTGGCTTGGGGGGACACCATCAATTTCAATTTGAAGGGTATTCTAATAGTCGACGAAATAGATATCGTAACCCTCAATCACCCGCAGCAACTGGTATTAGACATGATGACCATAGATACACATCTTCAAGTGAGGCTAGTAATTCTTTGGGATATCAAGAATTTGGAGGCTACCATCGTCGTGACGAAACCTTATTAAATACACATTCATTACACCATGTCCATTCCGTTTCAAATCCCCTATTCAATGAATATCCACGTGGGCAATTTAACACTTGTTTATATCAACAACCATATGGTGGAGATCAATTTTCTCAACTGAATTCCGATGAAGAGTTCACTGATGATTTCGTTCCTCCACGCCATTCCTCATG GGATATTGGAAAGCAAAGCACATCGATTGATGTAAGATGTTGA
- the LOC142546521 gene encoding putative GEM-like protein 3 has product MEHSATKEENNGHKNDSGQDPRPVPEPDPNPKPAGGDIADKNDTIVTVDIDLNESNSGAKENSKPAAGVLKSKKSVHWNEELVMETPVPRDSDRGSSNPSVNYTPAASASSNSSSFNFKETMGSVKDVLGRWGKKVGEATKKAEDLAGNTWQHLKTSPSLADAALGRIAQGTKVLAEGGYEKIFRQTFDTVPEEQLTNSYACYLSTSAGPVMGILYVSTAKLAFCSDNPLSYKSGNDTEWSYYKVVIPLHQLKAVNSSLGRANKAEKYVQVISVDNHEFWYMGFLNYDGAVQCLQDVLQARDTQSV; this is encoded by the exons atggagCATTCCGCGACCAAAGAAGAAAACAATGGCCATAAGAATGATTcgggtcaagatccgagaccgGTACCCGAACCCGATCCTAATCCGAAGCCTGCAGGTGGAGATATTGCGGATAAAAACGACACCATTGTCACCGTGGATATAGATTTGAATGAAAGCAATAGCGGTGCCAAGGAGAATAGTAAACCGGCTGCGGGGGTTTTGAAATCGAAGAAATCGGTGcattggaacgaagaattgGTCATGGAAACGCCGGTTCCGAGGGATTCCGATCGTGGATCCAGCAATCCCTCCGTAAATTACACGCCAGCCGCTTCCGCTTCCAGCAATTCCTCGTCATTTAATTTCAAAG AGACCATGGGTAGTGTGAAGGATGTACTGGGGCGATGGGGGAAGAAGGTGGGAGAAGCAACAAAAAAGGCTGAGGATCTTGCTGGGAACACATGGCAGCACC TGAAAACAAGCCCTAGTCTAGCTGATGCTGCCCTGGGAAGAATAGCACAGGGAACAAAGGTTCTAGCTGAAGGCGgctatgagaaaatatttcgaCAGACGTTCGATACAGTTCCAGAGGAGCAGCTGACGAATTCATATGCTTGTTACCTGTCCACATCAGCCGGTCCAGTCATGGGGATTTTATACGTATCTACTGCAAAACTTGCATTTTGCAGCGACAATCCATTATCATACAAATCTGGCAATGATACCGAATGGAGCTATTATAAG GTGGTCATCCCATTACATCAACTGAAAGCTGTGAATTCTTCATTGGGTAGAGCCAATAAAGCTGAAAAATATGTCCAGGTTATATCTGTTGATAACCATGAATTTTGGTATATGGGGTTTTTGAATTATGATGGAGCAGTGCAATGTTTACAAGATGTCTTACAAGCACGGGACACCCAATCGGTGTAG